The Fusobacterium necrophorum subsp. necrophorum genome has a window encoding:
- the pyrF gene encoding orotidine-5'-phosphate decarboxylase produces the protein MDAREKIIIALDFPTEEKAIACVESLGEEAIFYKVGLELFLNSQGRILEYLREKQKKIFLDLKFHDIPNTTAMASVFAAKEEVAMFNVHASGGKKMMKKVMEETKKINEAASVIAVTVLTSFSEEDIQTLFQSKLSLQELAIHFASLAKEAGLSGVVCSPWEASEIKKACGERFQTVCPGVRPKWSANNDQERIMTPKEAVQHGCDYLVIGRPVTKHENPKEAMRLIVKEVKEGLQLC, from the coding sequence ATGGATGCTCGAGAAAAAATTATTATTGCTTTGGATTTTCCCACAGAAGAAAAAGCGATTGCCTGTGTGGAAAGTTTAGGAGAGGAAGCTATATTTTATAAGGTAGGCTTGGAGTTATTTCTAAATTCACAGGGAAGAATTTTAGAATATTTGCGAGAAAAACAAAAGAAGATTTTTTTGGATTTAAAATTTCACGATATTCCGAATACGACAGCGATGGCCTCCGTCTTTGCTGCTAAAGAAGAGGTTGCGATGTTCAATGTCCATGCCTCCGGTGGTAAGAAAATGATGAAAAAGGTAATGGAGGAAACAAAAAAAATCAATGAAGCGGCTTCTGTGATTGCTGTAACCGTTTTAACAAGTTTTTCAGAGGAAGATATTCAAACTTTATTTCAATCGAAACTATCCTTGCAAGAATTGGCAATTCATTTTGCAAGTTTAGCGAAAGAGGCGGGACTTTCCGGTGTAGTGTGTTCTCCTTGGGAGGCTTCCGAAATAAAAAAAGCCTGTGGAGAACGGTTTCAAACGGTTTGTCCGGGAGTAAGACCGAAATGGTCTGCCAACAATGACCAAGAGAGAATTATGACTCCGAAAGAAGCGGTACAACATGGTTGTGATTATTTAGTTATCGGAAGACCGGTAACGAAACATGAAAATCCGAAAGAAGCCATGAGACTGATCGTGAAAGAAGTGAAAGAAGGTTTGCAACTATGTTAG
- a CDS encoding dihydroorotate dehydrogenase electron transfer subunit, with amino-acid sequence MYLRDCIVRENSCIASSYYRMVVEIPEELLESKPGQFFMLKSLQDSFSLRRPISIHQLNKKERTMEFYYEVKGRGTKSLSMFKEGESISLQGPLGHGFSLVKKKKVLVLGGGMGIAPMKYLLDALKEENEVTLVAGGRNQEAIEILDSFSFQKLRAYITTDDGSVGMKGNVVMKFKELLESSSYDQIYVCGPHGMMLAAAKIAQEKEVSCEISLENRMACGVKACVGCSIQTVEGMKKVCHDGPVFDSKMIVNYEPKEKSTICCRN; translated from the coding sequence GTGTATTTACGAGATTGTATTGTGAGAGAAAATAGTTGTATTGCAAGTTCTTACTACAGAATGGTGGTAGAAATTCCGGAAGAATTATTGGAATCCAAACCGGGACAATTTTTTATGCTGAAGTCTTTACAAGATTCTTTTTCTTTGCGAAGACCTATCAGTATTCATCAGCTCAACAAAAAAGAAAGGACTATGGAGTTTTATTATGAAGTGAAGGGAAGAGGAACGAAGTCTCTATCCATGTTCAAAGAGGGAGAAAGCATTTCTTTACAAGGTCCCTTGGGACATGGCTTTTCTTTAGTAAAAAAGAAAAAAGTTCTAGTGCTTGGAGGAGGAATGGGAATTGCTCCTATGAAATATTTATTGGATGCTTTGAAAGAAGAAAATGAAGTGACCTTGGTTGCAGGAGGACGAAACCAGGAAGCGATTGAAATTTTGGACAGCTTTTCTTTTCAAAAATTGAGAGCCTATATTACAACGGATGACGGTTCCGTAGGAATGAAAGGAAACGTTGTCATGAAATTCAAAGAGCTGTTAGAAAGTTCTTCCTATGATCAAATTTATGTCTGTGGTCCTCATGGGATGATGCTGGCAGCGGCAAAAATCGCTCAAGAAAAAGAAGTGAGTTGTGAAATTTCTTTGGAAAACAGAATGGCTTGTGGGGTGAAGGCTTGTGTAGGTTGCTCCATTCAAACGGTAGAAGGGATGAAAAAAGTTTGTCATGACGGTCCCGTATTTGATTCTAAGATGATAGTCAACTATGAACCGAAAGAAAAATCAACAATCTGTTGTAGAAATTAG
- the nadC gene encoding carboxylating nicotinate-nucleotide diphosphorylase yields MKTTKLNNFQMDSWIQMALREDISSEDFSTNAIYEENSFSEVSLFAKQDGILAGLDVFQRTFTLLDEKIQFVEYKSEGDEVKKGDKILEIVGNTRVILSAERVALNFLQHMSGIASYTYQMVQALGDVGITVVDTRKTTPNMRIFEKYAVRVGGGQNHRYNLSDGIMLKDNHIAAAGSLSRAVQLAKKYAPFVKKIEVEVENLEMLKEALEVGVDIIMLDNMDLNMIKQAIVMIGGKALIECSGNIDISNIEKYRGLAIDYISSGALTHSAKRLDFSMKHLRSIHE; encoded by the coding sequence ATGAAGACAACAAAATTAAATAACTTTCAAATGGATTCTTGGATTCAAATGGCCTTACGGGAAGATATTTCTTCCGAAGATTTTTCTACCAATGCTATCTATGAGGAGAACAGTTTTTCTGAAGTGTCTCTTTTTGCAAAACAGGACGGAATTCTTGCCGGTTTAGATGTTTTTCAGCGTACCTTTACTCTTTTGGATGAAAAAATACAATTTGTGGAGTACAAGTCGGAGGGAGATGAGGTCAAAAAAGGAGATAAAATTTTGGAGATTGTCGGAAATACCAGAGTGATTTTATCGGCGGAACGGGTTGCCTTAAATTTCTTACAACATATGAGCGGAATTGCTTCTTACACCTATCAAATGGTTCAAGCATTGGGAGATGTCGGAATTACAGTCGTGGATACCAGAAAAACAACACCGAATATGAGAATTTTTGAAAAATACGCAGTCAGAGTAGGAGGAGGGCAAAATCATCGCTATAATTTGTCAGATGGAATTATGTTGAAAGACAATCATATTGCAGCTGCGGGTTCTCTTTCCAGAGCCGTGCAATTGGCTAAAAAATATGCTCCTTTTGTAAAAAAAATAGAAGTGGAAGTGGAAAATTTGGAAATGTTGAAAGAGGCTTTGGAAGTCGGAGTGGACATTATTATGTTAGATAATATGGATTTGAATATGATAAAGCAGGCAATTGTTATGATTGGGGGAAAAGCTCTGATTGAATGTTCCGGAAATATAGATATATCGAATATAGAAAAATACAGGGGCTTAGCGATAGATTATATTTCAAGTGGAGCCTTGACTCATTCCGCCAAGAGATTAGATTTTAGTATGAAACATTTGAGGAGTATTCATGAGTGA
- the pyrE gene encoding orotate phosphoribosyltransferase: MTRKEAIAQVLLSTGAVKLNVKEPFTFVSGIKSPIYCDNRQMIAYPEEREVIIQGFQEALEGKEYDVLAGTATAGIPWAAFLAHSLQKPMSYIRGEKKSHGAGKQIEGASVEGKRVIVIEDLISTGGSSIKAVEAAYAEGAVSVEVIAIFSYEFPKAYQQFGEKKIAWQSLSNFEVLIHKAEEMDYVTEEERNIAADWNQHADTWGK; encoded by the coding sequence ATGACTAGAAAAGAAGCAATTGCACAAGTGTTATTAAGTACAGGAGCCGTAAAATTAAATGTGAAAGAACCATTTACCTTTGTATCAGGAATTAAAAGTCCTATTTATTGTGATAATCGACAAATGATTGCTTATCCGGAAGAAAGAGAAGTTATCATTCAAGGATTTCAGGAAGCTTTGGAGGGAAAAGAATACGATGTTTTGGCCGGAACAGCAACGGCAGGAATTCCATGGGCAGCATTTTTAGCACATAGTTTACAAAAACCGATGAGCTATATTCGTGGAGAAAAGAAAAGTCATGGAGCCGGAAAGCAGATTGAAGGAGCGAGTGTAGAAGGAAAAAGAGTCATTGTAATTGAAGATTTGATTTCCACAGGAGGAAGTTCCATAAAAGCGGTAGAAGCAGCCTATGCGGAAGGAGCAGTTTCCGTAGAAGTGATAGCTATTTTTTCCTATGAATTTCCAAAAGCCTATCAACAATTCGGAGAGAAAAAGATAGCTTGGCAATCTCTTTCCAATTTTGAAGTGTTAATTCATAAAGCGGAAGAAATGGATTATGTGACAGAAGAAGAACGAAACATAGCGGCAGATTGGAATCAACATGCAGACACTTGGGGGAAATAA
- a CDS encoding IclR family transcriptional regulator has product MIKSLNKAIEILEILKNSSGGCSLAYIYTKLNIPKSTAYGLLQTLVSKMYVLKDEKSLYKLGPSLILLGKRASLEMGIQNIVLPILRELSSEIEVDSFLMVPTGYKGIVLERVEGTQSIHVIEKFGNEFYLHCGATRKAILANKSEQFISEYIETVFKNKKNRPNISIEELKTSLKKIKEEGVAVSYGEYAKGTIGIGAPLYDYTEEVVASLGINLLEDDFLTEEKIKKYKEIVRLKSIEASKKMGYLK; this is encoded by the coding sequence ATGATAAAAAGTTTAAATAAGGCTATAGAAATTTTGGAAATTTTAAAAAATTCTTCAGGAGGCTGTTCATTAGCATATATTTATACAAAATTAAATATTCCTAAAAGTACAGCCTATGGTCTGTTACAAACCTTAGTTTCTAAAATGTATGTATTGAAAGATGAAAAATCTCTTTATAAATTAGGTCCTTCTTTAATTTTACTTGGAAAAAGAGCTTCTTTAGAAATGGGGATTCAAAATATCGTGTTACCAATCTTGCGAGAATTATCATCCGAAATAGAAGTAGATTCTTTTTTAATGGTTCCAACTGGATATAAGGGAATTGTACTTGAACGCGTTGAAGGAACTCAAAGCATTCATGTGATAGAAAAATTTGGAAATGAATTTTATCTACACTGCGGAGCAACCAGAAAAGCAATTTTAGCTAATAAATCAGAACAGTTTATTTCCGAGTATATTGAAACAGTTTTTAAAAATAAAAAAAATCGCCCTAATATTTCCATAGAAGAATTAAAAACTTCCTTGAAGAAAATTAAAGAAGAAGGAGTAGCTGTCTCCTATGGGGAATATGCAAAAGGAACCATTGGAATAGGAGCTCCTTTATACGATTATACTGAAGAAGTTGTCGCCTCTTTAGGAATAAATCTTTTAGAAGATGACTTTCTTACAGAAGAAAAAATAAAAAAATACAAAGAAATTGTTCGTTTAAAATCTATAGAGGCTTCTAAAAAAATGGGATATTTGAAGTAA
- a CDS encoding transcription repressor NadR, translated as MSETENRRKEICRLLQHSTVALNGTELAKMFGVSRQVIVQDIAVLKAGNYNIISTNRGYFLPQARETQFEKVLCVSHTDAQIEEELNIMVDLGATVQDVFVSHNVYGIIRVELNIKSRRDIQKLLEDIRKGLSQPLKQLTKDFHYHTIVAEKEEILEEVEEELKKVGFLVEE; from the coding sequence ATGAGTGAAACAGAAAACAGAAGAAAAGAAATTTGTAGATTATTACAACATTCTACCGTAGCATTGAATGGAACGGAACTCGCAAAGATGTTTGGGGTTTCCAGACAGGTTATCGTACAGGATATTGCGGTCTTAAAAGCAGGAAATTATAATATTATTTCTACAAATCGAGGGTATTTTCTTCCTCAAGCTAGGGAAACACAATTTGAGAAGGTTTTATGTGTTTCTCATACGGATGCTCAAATAGAAGAGGAGTTAAATATCATGGTGGATTTGGGAGCTACGGTTCAAGATGTCTTTGTTTCTCATAATGTTTATGGAATTATTCGAGTGGAGTTGAATATCAAGTCTCGACGAGATATTCAAAAATTATTGGAGGATATTCGGAAAGGACTGAGCCAGCCGTTAAAACAATTGACAAAAGATTTTCACTATCATACCATTGTTGCGGAAAAGGAGGAAATTTTAGAGGAAGTGGAAGAAGAATTAAAAAAAGTAGGATTTTTAGTAGAAGAGTAA
- the pyrB gene encoding aspartate carbamoyltransferase: MRNFISIQDLSRQDILDLLVLAKELKEKPEPDLLKGKIVATLFFEPSTRTRLSFTSAAYRIGANVLGFDSIQGTSVMKGESFEDTIRMVSSYSDVIVIRHPQDGTAQRAANISSVPVINAGDGKNEHPSQTLLDLYTIQEELGSLEEKKIAFVGDLKYGRTVHSLTRAMKHFRAKFYFVAPDSIQMPQYLLQELEEAGLEYSLHRHYEEILSEIDILYMTRIQKERFEDPKEFEKVESAYRIEKEDIVGRCQEHMIILHPLPRVDEIAVSVDECKHARYFQQAANGVPVREAMIALAVGKK, translated from the coding sequence ATGAGGAATTTTATTTCCATTCAGGATTTATCTCGACAAGACATTTTGGATTTGCTGGTTTTGGCAAAAGAATTGAAAGAAAAGCCGGAACCGGATTTATTAAAAGGAAAGATTGTGGCAACTCTTTTTTTTGAGCCGTCAACGAGAACAAGATTATCCTTTACTTCGGCAGCTTATCGGATTGGAGCTAATGTATTAGGTTTTGATTCCATTCAAGGAACTTCTGTTATGAAGGGAGAGTCTTTTGAAGATACTATTCGCATGGTAAGCAGCTACTCGGATGTGATTGTCATTCGTCATCCTCAAGATGGAACAGCCCAAAGAGCGGCGAATATTAGCTCCGTTCCTGTCATTAATGCCGGAGATGGAAAAAATGAACATCCCAGTCAAACACTTTTGGATTTGTATACCATACAGGAAGAGTTGGGAAGCTTGGAAGAGAAAAAAATTGCTTTCGTAGGGGACTTGAAATACGGAAGAACCGTTCACTCTTTGACAAGAGCTATGAAACATTTTCGTGCAAAATTCTATTTTGTGGCACCGGATTCGATTCAAATGCCGCAATATTTGTTGCAAGAGCTGGAAGAAGCAGGCTTGGAATATTCTTTGCATCGTCATTACGAAGAAATTTTATCAGAAATTGATATTCTGTATATGACAAGAATTCAAAAAGAACGATTTGAAGATCCGAAGGAGTTTGAAAAAGTGGAAAGTGCTTATCGGATTGAAAAAGAAGACATTGTGGGAAGATGTCAGGAGCATATGATAATTCTACATCCTTTGCCGAGAGTAGATGAAATTGCAGTATCTGTGGATGAGTGCAAACATGCTCGATACTTTCAACAGGCAGCCAATGGAGTTCCTGTTAGAGAAGCGATGATTGCTTTAGCCGTCGGAAAAAAATAG
- a CDS encoding dihydroorotase family protein gives MLVKNAKIIMGTEEIIVDILIQDGKFAKVGRNLSEHSEEEILDAKGHYVLPGIIDVHTHMRTPGFSHKEDVSSGSKAAIRGGVTSFFDMPNTNPATVTKKALEEKRKIYEGNSYADYAFYFGGTRFDNHVEVQKAVEEAVATKIFLNVSTGDMLIEDDRILENIFRASNRVAVHAEEDMVAKAIQLARKTKKPLYLCHISLEKELEYIREAKEMGVEVYGEVTPHHLFLNEEDREQTEETKLFLRTKPELKTRKDNEALWKALQYGILDTIGTDHAPHLLEEKKAKLTFGMPSVEHSLEMMWKGVQEGKITVSRLQEVMCENPAKIFGLKKKGKIAVGYDADFVIVDETDHSEIQQEEIISKAAWSPYIKQKRGCKVLTTVLRGEIIYQEGKFGEKRGREILKYD, from the coding sequence ATGTTAGTAAAAAATGCGAAAATCATTATGGGAACAGAAGAAATTATTGTGGATATTTTAATTCAAGACGGAAAATTTGCAAAAGTGGGAAGAAATTTGTCAGAACATTCAGAAGAAGAAATACTGGATGCCAAAGGGCACTATGTATTGCCGGGAATAATTGATGTACATACTCATATGAGAACTCCCGGATTTAGTCATAAAGAAGATGTTTCTTCAGGAAGTAAGGCGGCGATTCGAGGAGGAGTGACAAGCTTTTTCGATATGCCCAATACCAATCCCGCTACGGTAACAAAGAAGGCTTTGGAAGAAAAAAGAAAGATTTATGAAGGGAATTCCTATGCAGATTATGCTTTTTATTTCGGAGGAACCCGTTTTGATAATCATGTAGAAGTGCAGAAGGCAGTGGAAGAAGCCGTCGCTACTAAAATTTTTTTAAATGTATCCACCGGAGATATGTTGATAGAAGATGATAGGATTTTAGAAAATATTTTTCGTGCTTCGAACAGGGTGGCAGTTCATGCGGAGGAAGACATGGTCGCAAAGGCGATACAACTGGCGAGAAAAACAAAAAAACCGTTATATCTTTGTCATATTTCCTTGGAAAAAGAATTGGAATATATTCGAGAAGCAAAAGAAATGGGAGTGGAAGTGTATGGAGAAGTCACGCCACATCATTTATTTTTAAATGAAGAAGATAGAGAACAAACAGAAGAAACAAAATTATTTTTGAGAACAAAGCCGGAGTTGAAAACCAGAAAAGACAATGAAGCTCTTTGGAAAGCCTTACAATATGGAATTTTAGACACGATAGGAACGGATCATGCTCCACATCTTTTGGAAGAAAAAAAGGCAAAGCTTACTTTTGGGATGCCAAGTGTGGAGCACTCTTTGGAGATGATGTGGAAGGGAGTGCAAGAGGGAAAGATTACAGTGTCACGTTTACAGGAAGTGATGTGTGAGAATCCTGCTAAAATTTTTGGATTAAAAAAGAAGGGAAAAATTGCAGTAGGCTATGATGCGGATTTTGTCATTGTGGATGAAACAGATCACAGTGAAATTCAGCAGGAGGAAATAATTTCAAAGGCAGCTTGGAGCCCGTATATAAAGCAAAAGAGAGGATGCAAAGTATTGACGACAGTCCTACGAGGGGAAATTATATATCAGGAAGGAAAATTCGGAGAAAAAAGAGGAAGGGAGATTTTAAAATATGACTAG
- a CDS encoding dihydroorotate dehydrogenase, protein MSCLETKFLGISMKNPLVTSSGCFGFGKEYQDYFDPNQLGGIVLKGITLEAREGNHGVRIAETPGGMLNCVGLENPGIDVFEREIIPNLRREGVTTSLIANINGKTMEEYMEIAKRVDNIEEVAMIELNISCPNVKDGGMAFGANPEVAGAVTREVRKITKKPLIVKLSPNVTDIAMIAKIVEENGADAVSLINTVLGMAIDVKSKKPLLGNTFGGMSGGAVKPIALRMIYQVYEAVTIPIVGMGGILNGTDALEFLMAGASLLSIGTGFFINPMVSVEVEKTLRDYCQQENIKNIQEIVGIAHRR, encoded by the coding sequence ATGAGCTGTTTGGAAACAAAGTTTTTAGGAATTTCAATGAAAAATCCCTTGGTCACCTCTTCCGGTTGCTTTGGCTTTGGAAAAGAATATCAAGATTATTTTGATCCGAATCAATTGGGAGGAATTGTTTTAAAAGGCATTACCTTGGAGGCAAGAGAGGGAAATCATGGAGTCAGAATTGCAGAGACTCCGGGAGGAATGTTAAACTGTGTGGGTTTAGAAAATCCCGGAATTGATGTCTTTGAACGAGAAATTATTCCAAATTTGAGAAGAGAGGGAGTTACAACTTCTTTGATAGCCAATATCAACGGAAAGACAATGGAAGAATATATGGAAATTGCAAAGAGAGTGGATAATATAGAGGAAGTGGCTATGATAGAGCTAAATATTTCCTGCCCCAATGTAAAAGACGGAGGAATGGCATTTGGAGCAAATCCTGAAGTGGCAGGAGCTGTCACCCGAGAAGTGCGAAAGATTACGAAAAAACCTTTGATTGTAAAGTTATCTCCAAACGTTACGGATATTGCCATGATTGCAAAAATTGTCGAAGAAAATGGAGCGGATGCAGTTTCTTTAATCAATACCGTGTTAGGAATGGCAATTGATGTAAAGAGTAAAAAACCGCTTTTAGGAAATACTTTTGGAGGAATGTCGGGAGGAGCGGTCAAGCCCATTGCTCTTCGAATGATTTATCAAGTATATGAAGCCGTTACCATTCCCATTGTAGGTATGGGAGGAATTCTAAATGGAACGGATGCCTTGGAATTTTTAATGGCGGGAGCCAGTCTTTTATCCATAGGAACCGGATTTTTTATCAATCCTATGGTATCTGTAGAAGTAGAAAAAACATTGAGGGACTATTGCCAACAGGAAAATATCAAGAATATTCAAGAAATTGTTGGAATTGCACATAGGAGGTAA